The proteins below come from a single Methanothrix thermoacetophila PT genomic window:
- the cutA gene encoding divalent-cation tolerance protein CutA, which produces MGERRCMMVITTAPPGDADRIAYTLVEERLAACVNVIPVRSHFIWEGKISREKEEMLFVKTTPDAAERVRRRILELHSYQLPEIIALEIADGHEPYMRWIHESVQ; this is translated from the coding sequence ATGGGTGAAAGGAGATGCATGATGGTAATAACCACAGCTCCTCCCGGAGATGCGGATAGAATAGCTTATACCCTTGTGGAGGAGCGTCTGGCCGCGTGTGTCAACGTGATCCCTGTCAGGTCGCATTTCATCTGGGAGGGGAAGATCTCCAGAGAGAAAGAGGAGATGCTGTTCGTGAAAACAACACCTGATGCGGCAGAAAGAGTCCGCAGACGGATCCTGGAGCTTCACAGTTACCAGCTGCCTGAGATCATAGCTCTGGAGATCGCAGACGGTCATGAGCCCTATATGAGATGGATCCACGAGTCCGTGCAGTGA
- a CDS encoding universal stress protein, whose amino-acid sequence MYKRILIATDGSDKSRLAAEEGLELAKALGAEVLALYVVNEVVIASAVRQLGADKKEVEAKLQRQGEKALDDIKEMGEKLGVKVETVIRIGAPANVIIDVARTENIDCIVMGSHGESGVSKLLIGSVVQKVLYWATTPVLVVR is encoded by the coding sequence ATGTACAAGCGTATTTTGATCGCCACAGATGGCTCCGACAAGTCCAGACTGGCTGCGGAAGAGGGGCTTGAGCTTGCGAAGGCTCTGGGTGCGGAGGTCCTGGCGCTTTACGTGGTCAACGAGGTCGTCATAGCGAGCGCTGTAAGGCAGCTGGGTGCCGACAAGAAGGAGGTCGAGGCCAAGCTGCAGAGGCAGGGCGAGAAGGCCCTGGATGACATAAAGGAGATGGGCGAGAAGCTAGGCGTCAAGGTCGAGACTGTCATAAGGATTGGTGCGCCCGCAAATGTCATCATAGATGTGGCCAGAACCGAGAACATCGACTGCATCGTGATGGGAAGCCACGGCGAGAGCGGCGTGTCGAAGCTTCTCATAGGCAGCGTGGTCCAGAAAGTCTTATATTGGGCAACAACTCCTGTCCTGGTAGTGAGATAG
- a CDS encoding phenylacetate--CoA ligase family protein — protein MRFGYHNEKLETASREKLRDIQTKGLRRTVRHVYESNPVYRRLFDAHGVSPEEIKTLDDLQRLPMTNKELLRENYPLGLSCVPRDSIVEMHMSSGSTGTPVIMPYTEGDLAQWAECMARCYMMSGARRGDAVQITPLFGLFNGGFGMYHGARAAGLFVIPAGPGNTVRQIKLAKDLKTRIITGVVSYGVRLIEVMNELNEELPDLEIGIFGAETFSDAMKRRISTGLGVEVFDIYGMTETGGVGTLGMDCAAHDGIHVWEDHYIVEIVDPKTGEPVEDGETGELVVTSITREALPVIRFRTADLTRIISRERCDCGRTHIRIAPITGRIDDMLIVKGVNFFPKQVEQALMQIPGIGANYQIIVEDIDGVKEIRINVEAEPGVTGYIVEKALKEALGFSPKGDVFPIGSLPRTEGKAQRVIHRKRQTG, from the coding sequence ATGAGGTTCGGTTACCATAATGAGAAGCTCGAGACCGCTTCCAGAGAGAAGTTGCGGGATATCCAGACGAAGGGGCTCCGCAGAACCGTGCGTCACGTTTACGAATCGAATCCTGTATACAGGAGACTCTTCGATGCTCACGGCGTCTCGCCTGAGGAGATAAAAACTCTGGATGACCTCCAGAGGCTCCCGATGACTAACAAGGAGCTGCTCAGAGAGAACTACCCTCTCGGGCTGAGCTGTGTCCCTAGGGATTCGATCGTGGAGATGCACATGTCGAGCGGCTCCACAGGGACCCCTGTGATAATGCCCTACACCGAGGGAGACCTCGCGCAGTGGGCGGAGTGCATGGCTAGGTGTTACATGATGTCTGGAGCCAGAAGGGGTGACGCTGTGCAGATCACGCCGCTCTTCGGCCTGTTCAACGGCGGCTTCGGGATGTATCATGGCGCAAGGGCCGCAGGCCTCTTTGTCATACCTGCAGGCCCCGGAAACACTGTAAGACAGATCAAGCTCGCTAAAGATCTCAAGACAAGAATCATCACCGGGGTTGTGAGCTACGGTGTGCGCCTGATAGAGGTGATGAACGAGCTCAATGAGGAGCTGCCGGATCTCGAGATAGGGATATTCGGGGCGGAGACGTTCTCGGATGCTATGAAGAGGCGGATCTCCACAGGTCTCGGCGTGGAAGTCTTCGATATCTATGGAATGACTGAGACGGGAGGCGTTGGAACCCTCGGGATGGATTGTGCTGCACACGATGGCATACACGTCTGGGAGGACCATTACATCGTGGAGATTGTGGATCCAAAGACAGGAGAGCCTGTGGAGGATGGTGAGACCGGGGAGCTTGTCGTGACCTCGATCACAAGAGAGGCGCTTCCCGTGATACGTTTTCGCACAGCTGACCTCACCAGAATCATCTCGAGGGAGCGTTGCGACTGCGGCAGAACGCACATCAGGATAGCGCCCATTACAGGCAGGATTGACGACATGCTCATCGTGAAGGGCGTGAACTTCTTCCCGAAGCAGGTCGAGCAGGCGCTGATGCAGATCCCTGGTATCGGAGCGAACTACCAGATCATCGTCGAGGATATTGATGGCGTCAAGGAGATCAGGATCAATGTCGAGGCTGAGCCAGGGGTGACTGGATACATTGTTGAGAAGGCTCTTAAGGAGGCTCTCGGCTTCAGCCCGAAGGGCGACGTCTTCCCCATCGGATCCCTCCCGAGAACAGAGGGCAAGGCCCAGAGGGTCATACACAGGAAGCGTCAGACTGGATAA
- a CDS encoding molybdenum cofactor biosynthesis protein MoaE, whose translation MISDSEIDLEEILGRSINPDYGAVVAFIGVVRADPGVLGMEVEAYDEAALEELKRIKEEAIARFGLSFVDVVHRKGRLLLGEVIVAVVCASSHRKEAFQACEYVIDELKRRVPMWKKELTEEGGRWVKGDA comes from the coding sequence TTGATATCAGATAGCGAGATCGATCTGGAAGAGATTCTCGGCAGATCAATAAACCCCGATTACGGCGCAGTGGTCGCATTTATCGGCGTTGTCAGAGCTGATCCGGGTGTCCTAGGCATGGAGGTGGAGGCGTATGATGAGGCTGCTCTGGAGGAGCTCAAAAGGATAAAGGAGGAGGCGATCGCCCGCTTCGGCCTATCCTTTGTGGATGTTGTGCACAGGAAGGGCCGCCTATTGCTTGGTGAAGTTATCGTTGCGGTGGTATGCGCATCATCTCATCGAAAAGAGGCATTCCAGGCATGCGAGTATGTTATCGATGAGCTGAAGAGAAGGGTTCCGATGTGGAAGAAGGAGCTGACTGAGGAGGGAGGTAGATGGGTGAAAGGAGATGCATGA
- a CDS encoding EMC6-like membrane protein: MAKQKKKAKSRETGRKEPPQKPPETQKEVKKVLKKKTPEERRKAQIEGIKKTLVPSILGIISGILCYYILGTGTDMMLGGVRVEWHFILLNLILITTIVQRFIYPLIGIDVLAFKGKDWFYVEFIVVDLWAVTWTILLN, encoded by the coding sequence ATGGCCAAGCAAAAGAAAAAGGCGAAGAGCAGGGAGACCGGCCGGAAGGAGCCCCCCCAAAAACCTCCTGAGACCCAGAAAGAGGTCAAGAAGGTCTTGAAAAAGAAGACGCCTGAGGAGCGAAGGAAGGCGCAGATAGAGGGTATAAAGAAGACGCTTGTCCCTTCGATCCTCGGGATAATCTCCGGAATTCTGTGCTACTATATTCTCGGTACAGGAACCGATATGATGCTTGGTGGGGTCAGGGTGGAGTGGCATTTTATCCTTTTGAACCTGATACTCATCACAACGATAGTGCAGAGATTCATCTACCCGCTTATAGGGATAGACGTCCTCGCGTTCAAGGGAAAGGACTGGTTTTACGTCGAGTTTATTGTGGTAGATCTCTGGGCCGTGACCTGGACCATACTTCTGAACTGA
- a CDS encoding METTL5 family protein, with the protein MRKKQLEILLQHVRGFPSPSAAMEQYMTPPSLASDLLYIAYMRGELSQVIDLGCGTGILAIGAALLGAMAYGVDIDRQALRIARENAEMLGVHVDFILGDIERIAFRRVKTVIMNPPFGAQRASRGDRAFLKKAVEIADVIYTIHNAGSLNFVRSFVSPCRVEEVYKARIPIKRTFEFHRKDVEWIEVELYRIACKQWSDVRHNRGTQV; encoded by the coding sequence ATGAGAAAGAAACAGCTTGAGATCCTGCTCCAGCATGTAAGAGGGTTCCCGAGCCCTTCAGCAGCGATGGAGCAGTACATGACTCCACCATCGCTCGCATCAGATCTGCTCTACATTGCTTACATGAGGGGAGAGCTCTCGCAGGTCATCGATCTCGGCTGTGGCACAGGCATCCTGGCGATAGGGGCCGCGCTTCTGGGAGCTATGGCATATGGAGTGGATATCGATCGCCAGGCGCTGAGGATCGCGCGTGAGAATGCTGAGATGCTTGGCGTCCACGTGGACTTCATCCTGGGGGATATCGAGCGTATCGCGTTTCGCAGGGTGAAAACCGTCATCATGAACCCGCCTTTCGGCGCACAGCGCGCCAGCCGGGGCGATCGCGCGTTTCTCAAGAAGGCGGTGGAGATCGCGGATGTTATATACACGATCCACAATGCAGGAAGCCTGAACTTCGTTCGCAGCTTCGTCTCTCCCTGCAGGGTCGAGGAGGTCTACAAAGCAAGAATTCCAATTAAAAGAACATTCGAGTTTCACAGGAAAGACGTGGAATGGATAGAGGTTGAGTTATATAGGATTGCGT
- the purE gene encoding 5-(carboxyamino)imidazole ribonucleotide mutase → MPDVSIISGSRSDQHIVDRILRVLDEHGASYEHRVISAHRNPKELDQYIESSNARVFIAVAGMSAALPGAVAARTERPVIGVPVSGKLLGIDALLSIVQMPPGVPVACVGIDAGENAALLALRMLKS, encoded by the coding sequence ATGCCAGATGTATCGATAATCTCAGGATCAAGGTCAGATCAGCATATCGTGGACAGAATTCTGAGAGTGCTGGATGAGCATGGGGCGAGCTACGAGCACAGGGTGATCTCTGCGCACAGGAACCCGAAGGAGCTCGATCAGTATATAGAGAGCTCGAATGCGAGGGTCTTCATAGCTGTTGCCGGAATGTCAGCTGCACTTCCTGGAGCTGTGGCCGCCAGGACCGAGAGGCCTGTTATAGGCGTGCCGGTGAGCGGGAAGCTTCTCGGAATAGACGCGCTTCTCTCCATAGTCCAGATGCCTCCCGGAGTGCCTGTGGCCTGTGTCGGAATAGATGCAGGAGAGAATGCCGCATTACTGGCCCTGCGGATGCTAAAATCCTGA
- a CDS encoding ubiquitin-like small modifier protein 1: MRIKIRAFASFREILGKEMMVEIESGSNVSDLINHLCEIKPDLRRALYSDTGELRDYFIIMLNRRRLNMPEDLGAALSDNDEVAIFPPVAGG; encoded by the coding sequence ATGAGGATAAAGATCAGGGCATTTGCAAGCTTCAGGGAGATTCTGGGGAAAGAGATGATGGTCGAGATCGAGAGCGGATCTAATGTATCGGATCTCATAAACCACCTCTGTGAGATCAAGCCAGACCTCAGAAGGGCTCTCTACTCAGACACAGGGGAGCTCAGGGACTACTTCATAATCATGCTCAACAGGAGAAGGCTGAATATGCCTGAAGATCTCGGGGCGGCACTCTCTGACAACGATGAGGTGGCTATATTCCCACCTGTGGCAGGTGGTTGA
- a CDS encoding ribosome biogenesis/translation initiation ATPase RLI, producing MRIAVVNRDRCQPRKCARECEYFCPPVRTGDETIVFVDDKPVITENLCVGCGICVRKCPFGAITITNLPEEIGAPVHRYGSNGFALYGLPIPVEGKVTGILGPNGIGKSTAVAILSGLLRPNLGKDATWDEVLERFAGSAIGDYLKKVAEKGVRTAYKPQYIDRIPKSYRGSVRELLKRTNERGELDALVDRLGLSHLLDREIDSLSGGELQRVAIAATAARDADFYFFDEISPYLDINQRILAARMLQDLASNKAVMVVEHDLALLDLLAESVHLAYGTPGAYGVITRPKGIRVGINQYLRGFLPEENVRIRSESIEFEVHAPRDEKDVPVLVEYGEFSKSYNGFELSAMPGVIRRSEVVGILGPNGIGKSTYIKILGGIEKPTNGRIDAKLKISYKPQYLKAESDVTVEALLRSITPDFDSSYYQSEFVKPLALDRLLDQSMTELSGGELQRVAIIACLSMDADLYLLDEPSAHLDVEQRMMAARVMRRFAESTERSVVVVDHDIYLIDMLSERLIVFEGKPGVRGIANPPCDMREGMNKFLSAIGITFRRDEDTKRPRVNKPGSKLDRAQREMGEYYYALS from the coding sequence ATGAGGATAGCTGTTGTCAACAGAGACAGGTGCCAGCCGAGGAAGTGCGCCAGGGAGTGCGAGTACTTCTGCCCGCCCGTGCGCACAGGAGATGAGACGATAGTATTCGTTGATGACAAGCCTGTTATTACAGAGAATCTCTGCGTGGGCTGTGGGATATGCGTGAGGAAATGCCCGTTCGGCGCGATAACGATAACAAACCTGCCTGAGGAGATTGGTGCACCTGTGCACCGCTACGGCAGCAACGGCTTCGCGCTCTACGGCCTGCCAATACCGGTCGAGGGAAAGGTCACAGGCATTCTGGGGCCGAACGGCATAGGAAAGTCGACAGCGGTTGCGATACTCTCGGGACTTCTGAGACCGAATCTCGGAAAAGATGCCACGTGGGATGAAGTTCTCGAGAGGTTCGCAGGCTCAGCGATTGGCGATTACCTCAAGAAGGTCGCTGAGAAGGGCGTGAGGACTGCATACAAGCCGCAGTATATCGACAGGATACCAAAAAGCTACAGAGGATCAGTCAGGGAGCTTCTGAAGAGGACGAATGAGAGGGGGGAGCTCGACGCACTCGTAGATCGTCTCGGCTTGAGTCATCTGCTGGACCGCGAGATAGACAGCCTCAGCGGCGGCGAGCTGCAGAGGGTGGCCATCGCAGCAACAGCCGCGCGTGATGCGGATTTCTACTTCTTCGATGAGATCAGTCCATATCTTGATATCAACCAGAGGATCCTGGCCGCGAGGATGCTCCAGGATCTCGCCTCTAATAAAGCTGTGATGGTCGTCGAGCACGACCTCGCGCTTCTGGATCTGCTTGCGGAAAGTGTTCATCTCGCCTACGGAACTCCGGGAGCCTACGGCGTCATAACCAGGCCGAAAGGAATCAGGGTCGGAATAAACCAGTATCTGAGAGGATTCCTGCCAGAGGAGAACGTCCGTATACGCTCGGAGAGCATAGAGTTCGAGGTCCACGCTCCAAGAGATGAGAAGGACGTGCCGGTTCTTGTGGAGTACGGGGAGTTCTCCAAGAGCTACAATGGATTTGAGCTATCAGCGATGCCTGGTGTTATAAGGAGAAGCGAGGTCGTGGGGATCCTGGGTCCGAACGGCATAGGGAAATCGACATACATAAAGATCCTGGGTGGCATAGAGAAGCCCACGAATGGCAGGATAGATGCAAAGCTCAAGATCTCCTACAAGCCTCAGTACCTGAAGGCCGAATCCGATGTCACAGTGGAGGCTCTGCTCAGAAGCATAACTCCCGACTTCGACAGCAGCTACTATCAGTCTGAGTTCGTAAAGCCGCTGGCGCTCGATCGGCTCCTTGATCAGAGCATGACAGAGCTGAGCGGCGGTGAGCTCCAGAGGGTCGCAATAATAGCATGCCTGAGCATGGACGCAGATCTTTATCTGCTGGACGAACCGTCTGCACATCTTGACGTCGAGCAGAGGATGATGGCCGCGAGGGTCATGAGACGGTTTGCGGAGTCAACCGAGCGCTCTGTCGTGGTCGTGGATCATGATATTTATCTGATAGATATGCTCTCCGAGAGGCTGATAGTCTTTGAGGGCAAACCAGGTGTGAGGGGAATCGCAAACCCTCCATGCGATATGCGTGAGGGGATGAACAAGTTCCTCTCAGCGATCGGTATAACATTCAGGCGTGATGAGGATACAAAGAGGCCGAGGGTGAACAAGCCGGGATCAAAGCTAGACAGGGCTCAGCGGGAGATGGGGGAATATTACTACGCGCTGAGCTGA
- a CDS encoding YkgJ family cysteine cluster protein: protein MVHITKQNPEPWYREGLRFECIRCGRCCRSQGIVWVSPEECSAIADFLGVSQDVLIRDYLLECEHGFVLRDHLDMSCVMLQGDRCIIYPARPHQCRSYPFWAEILESRDAWLSEASRCPGINRGRLWSFRDIRERMLK from the coding sequence ATGGTGCATATCACAAAGCAGAACCCGGAACCGTGGTATCGCGAAGGTCTGAGATTCGAGTGCATTCGGTGTGGCAGGTGCTGCAGGAGCCAGGGCATAGTCTGGGTCTCCCCTGAAGAGTGCAGCGCAATCGCGGATTTTCTTGGCGTTTCTCAGGATGTGCTCATCCGAGATTACCTTCTGGAGTGCGAGCATGGTTTCGTCTTGAGAGACCATCTGGATATGAGCTGCGTGATGCTTCAGGGGGATCGCTGCATCATATATCCAGCACGGCCTCACCAGTGCAGGAGCTATCCCTTCTGGGCAGAGATACTGGAGAGCAGGGATGCTTGGCTCTCAGAGGCATCCAGATGCCCGGGCATCAATCGAGGCCGCCTCTGGAGCTTCAGGGATATAAGAGAGAGAATGCTGAAGTAG